One Coffea arabica cultivar ET-39 chromosome 5e, Coffea Arabica ET-39 HiFi, whole genome shotgun sequence DNA segment encodes these proteins:
- the LOC140006922 gene encoding uncharacterized protein has product MERIRSNTRMPTREIRQTVYEEYQTQISKWVASNARKMALIMIQGPTEAQYKKIWEYCAEIKKTHEGSTMKIMFTPFRGSGGNPKFMRLYCYLGPLKKGFKDGCRPIIGLDGCHLKGIYRGQLLTAIAADPNNGWWRIAWAVVEREATEQWAWFLKYLSEDLIIENQCYYTFILDQQKGLDRALTEVLPGCEHRYCVQHMYHNFKKKHLGLALKDRSWNIACCTTVEMYNKAMDELQTIDKAAYEWVKKAPHPRHWCKTYFPTHVKSDMIVNNLCESFNAHIKDARDQPIITMLELIREYLMNKIQRRRAAIGKNKGSIGPLINEIVETRVKHSSQWMPIWNALHGYQVKGPRGAQFAADMQKNYCTCRL; this is encoded by the exons ATGGAGAGAATTAGATCAAACACTCGCATGCCAACTCGAGAGATTAGGCAAACGGTGTATGAGGAGTACCAAACTCAAATTTCTAAATGGGTGGCTTCTAatgcgaggaaaatggctctcATAATGATACAGGGGCCGACTGAAGCACAATACAAGAAAATTTGGGAGTATTGTGCTGAAATAAAGAAGACGCATGAAGGGAGTACAATGAAGATAATGTTTACTCCATTTAGAGGATCAGGGGGTAATCCTAAATTCATGAGGTTGTACTGCTATTTAGGACCACTGAAGAAGGGATTCAAGGATGGCTGTAGGCCAATAATAGGCCTGGATGGTTGCCATCTAAAGGggatttatagaggacaattacTAACTGCCATTGCTGCAGACCCAAATAATGGATGGTGGCGCATTGCTTGGGCAGTTGTGGAGAGAGAAGCAACTGAGCAGTGGGCTTGGTTTCTCAAATATCTAAGTGAGGATTTGATAATCGAAAATCAGTGCTACTATACCTTTATATTAGATCAGCAAAAG GGGCTAGACAGGGCACTTACTGAAGTTCTGCCTGGATGTGAGCACAG GTACTGTGTCCAACATATGTACcataatttcaagaaaaaacatCTTGGTTTGGCTCTTAAAGACAGGTCGTGGAATATAGCATGTTGCACAACAGTGGAAATGTACAACAAAGCTATGGATGAACTTCAAACTATTGATAAGGCTGCATATGAATGGGTCAAGAAAGCCCCTCATCCTCGGCATTGGTGCAAGACATACTTTCCAACTCACGTCAAGAGTGATATGATAGTGAACAACTTATGCGAGTCCTTCAATGCTCATATTAAGGATGCAAGGGACCAACCTATCATCACAATGTTGGAACTGATAAGGGAATATCTTATGAACAAGATCCAAAGAAGACGAGCTGCAATAGGGAAAAACAAGGGCTCCATTGGACCTTTAATTAATGAAATTGTTGAGACTAGGGTCAAACATTCAAGTCAGTGGATGCCCATTTGGAATGCACTGCATGGGTATCAAGTCAAGGGTCCAAGAGGGGCCCAATTTGCAGCAGATAtgcaaaaaaattattgtaCTTGTAGATTATGA